A genome region from Carya illinoinensis cultivar Pawnee chromosome 2, C.illinoinensisPawnee_v1, whole genome shotgun sequence includes the following:
- the LOC122301602 gene encoding uncharacterized protein LOC122301602, giving the protein MMMMSSSCVGGCLDAQDPVKVSFVRLYKWPEADAEFLRNSSMEDEKTSSETTGRRRRSAFNTEAYVYHESFASRQRYLRSYTFSKKETFMEKTKRWYLKEKQKVVLVIKSSTKSKNYKLSHGSINGSCNSFLGGVFNVLLSCVATLDVRDDHDE; this is encoded by the coding sequence atgatgatgatgagctcAAGCTGCGTTGGGGGCTGTTTAGACGCCCAAGACCCAGTAAAAGTGAGCTTTGTGAGACTTTACAAATGGCCTGAAGCAGACGCAGAGTTCTTAAGAAACTCAAGCATGGAGGACGAGAAGACATCATCAGAGACGACGGGTCGTCGTCGTCGTTCTGCTTTCAACACTGAAGCATATGTCTACCATGAGAGCTTTGCTTCGAGGCAGAGGTATCTCAGAAGCTATACTTTCAGCAAGAAAGAGACGTTTATGGAGAAAACAAAGAGGTGGTACTTGAAGGAGAAGCAGAAGGTCGTACTGGTAATTAAGAGCAGTACCAAGTCTAAGAATTACAAATTATCACATGGTAGCATTAATGGCTCCTGTAATTCTTTTCTTGGAGGCGTCTTTAATGTATTGCTTTCCTGTGTGGCGACGTTAGACGTTCGTGATGATCATGATGAGTAA